The following coding sequences lie in one Brachionichthys hirsutus isolate HB-005 chromosome 15, CSIRO-AGI_Bhir_v1, whole genome shotgun sequence genomic window:
- the LOC137904722 gene encoding phosphatidylinositol 4-phosphate 5-kinase type-1 alpha-like, protein MDWRTVDTEDEAAGRCLQLDLGDTDSTKKAQITEMPSPFCAGPAHERKIGHRRVAASGETTYKKTTSSALQGAIQLGIGYTVGNLSSKAERDVLMQDFYVVESIFFPSEGSNLTPAHHYPDFRFKTYAPVAFRYFRELFGIRPDDYLYSLCNEPLIELTNPGASGSIFYVTRDDEFIIKTVLHKEAEFLQKLLPGYYMNLNQNPRTLLPKFFGLYCVQCGGKNIRVVVMNNILPRSVSMHLKFDLKGSTYKRRASKKEREKAKPTFKDLDFLTDVPEGLALDQDTYCALVKTLQRDCLVLESFKIMDYSLLLGVHNKSQAERERQSQGSPAGGADEKRRAAQRALYSTAMESIQGGSTCGGTLDHRDTMGGIPAVGVKGERLLLFIGIIDILQSYRLIKKLEHSWKSLVHDGDTVSVHRPGFYADRFYKFCCTTVFKKSCSLRSSPSKRGRGAFSLSKSSAGTGSTGRRPSRSDERQETLRGGGGSLLLEENAREPPCTPPSFEDATTASIATTLSSNNSSPSTPFDTPEHPRYRRQMHSPGLVRSQRVQGERQDTITVEVELSTIPTTTELTQLTESTSPSRLSPDPQPGILTATSPSSGQSLSTLPPSVTSPSSASPLALAPTLLSPSPQSPVLPSPSAFSPICPASPAVSSRPLPVAPPSRRPPSPQAPHASCNQLSVSSSHNSLDGEAAVSDIYFYADGRYWVYSPVLGRRKLNASSSCSIQEEQSWVTSPLYGSRRASDAESETTLWKFSVGLLQIFNCQPL, encoded by the exons ATGGACTGGAGGACAGtggacaccgaggatgaagcgGCCGGACGCTGTCTCCAGCTTGACCTGGGGGACACCG ATTCAACCAAGAAGGCTCAGATAACAGAG ATGCCGTCCCCGTTCTGCGCGGGTCCCGCTCATGAGAGGAAAATCGGCCACAGGAGAGTCGCCGCCTCCGGAGAGACGACCTACAAGAAG ACCACCTCCTCTGCCTTGCAAGGGGCCATCCAGCTCGGTATCGGCTACACCGTCGGCAACCTGAGCTCCAAGGCCGAGAGGGACGTGCTGATGCAGGATTTCTACGTTGTGGAAAGCATCTTCTTCCCCAG CGAAGGCAGCAACCTCACCCCGGCCCACCACTACCCGGACTTCAGGTTTAAGACCTACGCCCCCGTGGCCTTCCGCTACTTCAGAGAGCTGTTTGGGATCCGACCAGACGACTACCTG TATTCCTTGTGCAACGAGCCGCTGATCGAGCTGACCAATCCCGGCGCGAGCGGCTCCATCTTCTACGTGACCCGAGACGACGAGTTCATCATCAAGACTGTTCTGCACAAAGAGGCCGAGTTCCTGCAGAAGCTCCTCCCTGGATACTACATG AACTTGAACCAGAACCCGCGGACGTTGCTGCCGAAGTTTTTCGGACTCTACTGCGTCCAGTGCGGGGGCAAGAACATCAGGGTCGTGGTGATGAACAACATCTTGCCCCGCTCGGTCAGCATGCACCTCAAGTTTGACCTGAAGGGCTCTACGTACAAGAGGCGCGCGTCCAAGAAGGAACGGGAGAAGGCCAAGCCCACCTTTAAAGACCTGGACTTTCTGACCGACGTCCCGGAAGGCCTCGCCCTGGACCAGGACACCTACTGCGCTCTGGTCAAAACGCTGCAGAGAGACTGTCtg GTTCTGGAAAGCTTTAAGATTATGGACTACAGTTTGCTGCTGGGGGTCCACAACAAGAGCCAAGCAGAGCGGGAGCGTCAGTCCCAGGGCTCGCCAGCAGGGGGTGCGGACGAGAAGAGGCGCGCCGCTCAGAGAGCCTTGTATTCCACCGCTATGGAGTCCATACAAGGAGGGTCCACGTGTGGGGGGACGCTGGACCACCGCGACAC gatgGGAGGCATTCCAGCCGTGGGCGTAAAAGGAGAGCGCCTCCTACTGTTCATTGGAATCATCGACATCCTGCAGTCCTACAG GCTGATCAAGAAGCTGGAGCACTCTTGGAAGTCCCTCGTCCATGACGGG GACACCGTGTCAGTCCACAGACCCGGGTTCTACGCTGACAGGTTCTACAAATTCTGCTGCACCACCGTCTTCAAGAAGAGCTGCT cgctgaGATCGTCTCCTTCCAAGAGAGGCCGAGGGGCTTTTTCCTTGTCCAAGTCCAGCGCGGGAACCGGCTCCACGGGGAGGCGTCCCTCCAGGAGCGACGAGAGGCAGGAGACcctgagaggaggtgggggctccctcctgctggaggagaacg CGAGGGAGCCTCCCTGCACCCCTCCCTCCTTTGAAGACGCCACCACGGCGTCCATCGCCACCACGCTGTCCTCCAATAACTCCTCGCCCTCCACCCCCTTCGATACGCCGGAGCACCCACGCTACCGGAGACAAATGCATTCCCCCGGTTTGGTCAG GTCGCAGAGAGTCCAGGGGGAAAGGCAGGACACCATAACGGTGGAGGTGGAGCTCAG CACAATTCCGACGACCACGGAGCTCACGCAGCTGACAGAAAGCACCTCCCCCAGCCGGTTGTCACCTGACCCTCAGCCCGGCATCCTCACCGCCACCAGTCCATCATCAGGACAGTCCCTCAGCACCCTCCCTCCGTCCGTTACGTCTCCCTCCTCCGCCTCACCCCTCGCCCTCGCCCCCACTCTTTTATCTCCGAGCCCACAATCCCCGGTGCTTCCTTCACCCTCGGCGTTTTCTCCCATCTGCCCCGCATCTCCTGCCGTCTCCTCTCGCCCTCTCCCGGTGGCACCTCCCTCCCGCCGGCCTCCGAGCCCCCAGGCGCCTCACGCGTCCTGCAATCAGCTGTCCGTGTCCAGCAGCCACAACTCGCTGGACGGAGAGGCGGCGGTGTCGGACATCTACTTC TACGCCGATGGGCGCTATTGGGTGTACTCTCCGGTTCTTGGTCGTCGTAAGCTAAACGCGAGCTCAAGTTGCAGC atccaggaggagcagagctgGGTGACCTCTCCTCTGTACGGCTCCAGAAGGGCCTCGGACGCAGAGAGCGAGACG ACACTGTGGAAGTTCTCCGTTGGTCTCCTGCAGATCTTTAACTGTCAGCCCCTCTAG